The following nucleotide sequence is from Vitis vinifera cultivar Pinot Noir 40024 chromosome 14, ASM3070453v1.
AACCCTTTAAGATGCAGACATTTGTTGAAGTTTAtggggaaaatgaaaatttctggaaaaaataaaattttatgggGAAAAAGGATAGATCAGTGATTTGTATATTTGATGATTAATGTCTTGAGGTTGACCTAGTTTCAGCTTCtggggaaaataaaattaatgtatATTGGTATTGGTTTTCTGGGCTGGTTTTAGGTTATATTGtgatgattaaaaattaatatatattggTTTTCTGGGCTGGTTTCAACTTATATGGtgatgattaaaaattaatgtatatTGGTTTTGTGGAGGGTAACCCGGTTTCCGCTTGtggggaaaataaaattaatgtacATCAAAGAATGGGTTTTCTGGGCTGGTTACAACTTTGGTATATTGGTATTTTGGGCCGGTTATAACTTTGATATTGTTAGCTTAAAGTTACAATTGAAGAGAATGGGTTTGTTTGAGAGTTTAGGTCTTTCACGTCATCTACATAAAGACTTAttattacttattaaaaaataaaaataattatataattgtAATATCTTTTACTATCCTAAACTCTCCTTTGGATTTTTCAAGGGCTTAATGTtaagtttttaacttttatgaatttgataatatcattacaaaatttataaatgaatgaataaaaaagCCATGGTCcgtatttatatatttgaaaatgacattAGAAGAAATGTATTTAAAATACTAGACACATCCTTTGAAAGATTATGCCTTAAGACACCAAACACAACCTTTGAAAGAGGTTGTGTTACACCATTTAAAACAAGTCGTGTCTATTAAGAAACAACAtgtcttccaaaaaaaaaaaaaaatcctaatttgCATTCACCTATGTAAATTCCAACAATCCCCCGCatgaatgaaaattgttttaaaaaattcaaatgacaAACTAATTGatcaaaatagtaaaatttgaaaagtaattacATCAGGACAGGTAGCTTGTGACTTTGAACCTTCCTTAGTGAAATATTAACGAATTTACTAGTTAGAGAATTTTGGCTCTAAAACCATCTATAATGATCGATTCCCTTGTGTACATGTAATATCGGCTACTACGGGCCTAAGGTTTGAGTGACTTTAATATAATGTTAGGccaaaaatgaataatatcGACACATAAGAAAGTCATGtcattaaaatttttctatGAAACCCTGAAATCAAAATTCATAACACCGTGATCAAATCATATATGAAGCCTGAAAACCCAACATAAGAATAATCGAATGAGTTTAAATGATAGGCAAGTGCCAAAAACACAAATATGTCCAAGTATCTACTAAATGGAGAAATATTAATCCCCCCATCAAACATAgtctccaaattatcaaaagtcttaaaatagaaaatcaataaCCTCCTAAATGAAAATGTAATCAAACTGGCAACCATAACATGTATAAATGACtacaatataaaagaaagtaGTAAACAATCCACCAAACCAACCATATATAGGCCAAAAGCATATAAAAttgacttttaaaatattattttatattttaaaatacaaatgcaaattttacaatttaaaaccattagaaacaaattttaaaataaaaaaactataagaAAAACAATCTTAAGGTCATTAAAAGTgcgtttgagagtgattttaaaaaacgtttataatattttaaacgcttaaataataaaaattttcaagtattagtattaaaaacattttctataatcactaccaaacaaactctaagagtgcatttgatagtgattttatgaagtgtttctaatttttatatcacttagaaattttaatccttcaaatattaaaaatattataaacactttttacAATCAccatcaaacacactctaaatgtTTACGAGAACATTACTTTTATTCTTGTGAAGATTATTTGCTTAATCAACTCCTTTGGTAATAAATATAGCGAAACTTAtctcattttttactttattttataccTTTTAGATTTTCTTAATTATGCTTAGAAATAAGAGACAGGAATGAGCTTTACATACTTTTAGTTTTTCTTAATCAACtccttttagttttttaattccTCCATATTCATCCTAGATGTTGACAAATTCTCTCTATATATTACTGAAACTATAAAATAGATTGGTCATGACAACATTTatgatcattattattatttaattatatttctaataaatttatttttttaatacattattattgttatattCAAAGtgtgtttatttgtttggtaTCGAGTATTTATAAATTTACCATTTGCCTAATGTATGATTATGACTCGTTAAATAttatccaaaaagaaaaaatgattgacaatttaattaaatatgtgttattattattttccaactaaataaaaataatttttattactcAGTATAAGATTATTTTTGGCTCTCATAGAGTattgaggaagaaaaaaaaaagatttttctcacatttgattttaatattgaaaatagaaaagaaaattagttataattaaaattagtaaaaaaaacgtatatatttttaaattatattaaaataaaatataaaaataatttattaactttttttaaatataattttgatttttctccgttattttttttttcacattttttctcaaactttttGGAGCCAAACatattctaatataaaaaaagcatgttgataattatttttaaaaaatattaagaatatgtcaatttctcaaaaaaataataaaatattaataaaccaaaattcattttcaataaaaaagaaaaaaaggactGATCTTGCtaacaaacaatcaatcattTTCCTCATGTGAAATACAAGCGTCACTGATCCAAACAGAAGTTTTCCATTGGTTCAAACTGTAAGCCGAGGATTGCCAACGTGTCAAGTAAATCAGTCAAAACAAGCAACCCCATTGGTCAGAATCCAACACCCACAGATTCCCATCGTGGCACATCTCAGCCGTtagattattttcaaaaccagACGCACCTCCCGCCAAATTAAAGTGGGACCCACCTCAAGCCTAATGTCGTCATTTCAGTATTAAGTACAGGGCTTCTTTCGTCATTTAGAGAAAAATCTAGGGGAACTCTTGGCAATTCAGGACAAGGCCATTCGCCAAAACTGAAACCTTCGGATTGCCAGCGTGTAATATCTCCCAGCCGTTTGATGAGGACGATCCAGATCCAATTTTCCTACTGGCGAACATTATAAATACAAACCCAAAAGACTACGACCCCACCGCATACTAAACGTCGATTTGGGATATTTGAATTTGGAGATTCGGCAGAGCTTGAGAAGGAGTCAACAATGGAGAACACCAAGCCAACGAAGGGTGCCGGAGGAAGGAAGGGCGGAGAGAGGAAGAAGTCGGTGTCGAAATCCGTCAAAGCGGGCCTGCAATTCCCCGTTGGTCGTATCGCCCGGTTCTTGAAGACCGGCCGCTACGCTCAGCGGACCGGAACCGGTGCTCCTATTTATCTCGCCGCTGTGCTCGAATACCTTGCCGCTGAGGTATTTTCTGATCcttgaagtttgaatttatcTTTCTGTGTTTGGTTCCTTTGGAAATGTAGGGAAGTTTTGTTTGGAAAGATTAGATTTCTccctttatttgattttgaaatgtgtGCCATAGCTTCAGATCCTTCATTCTCGCTTATCTATCTCTGATCGCCTCCTTAAAATGGAAAAGTGCAAATGGATTTTGTTTCAGAAAAAAACTTTAATGCtcatttccattaattttgtAATGTATATCTGATCCAAACAGAAGTTTTCCACCATATATCTTTCGGTTGAGAAAACATAACTCGGTTTTTATGAAGCACATATCGTGCGCTTAATTCCTATCAGatacttgaaattttaatttgtgaaaaaaatttcaattctcaTTCCGATTCTTTTTGCAATGAAGGTGTTGGAATTGGCGGGAAATGCAGCAAGAGATAACAAGAAGAACAGAATCAGCCCTAGACATGTGCTATTGGCCGTGAGAAACGATGAAGAATTGGGAAAGCTTCTCAGAGGTGTTACCATCGCAAATGGTGGTGTTCTGCCCAACATCAACCCAGTGTTGTTGCCGAAGAAATCCAATTCAGAGCCCAAGTCCCCTAAGAAAGCCTAAACTCTCTTATAGTCCCTTGtttatttagggttttgtttttttggcttctgCTTTTGTCCTCGCCTAAGAGTTGCGGATTAATAATTACTGTAGTTGTATCTATTTTACAAATGAAATGGAAGGTTCTCCTTTTTCagttattgtatttattgataTCTTTTTGAGTATCAACCATCTTTGATTTGAAATCAATGGGAAAACAAAATGACTACCTACTTGATGGAAATTGATTTAGAATGGAAATGGGCATTTTAGTTCCTTTGCTACTTACTTTTGAGGTTAGATCATTTATGGCATGCGAATAACATATTTTCACGTCCGTGTAtgggttgaaaattttatggGATGGTCTAAATATGATTGAGCATTTATATTCTATTGGCAAGAGAATGGAGTTGCTCTCTAGGTTTGCAGTTTATATGCTAAGCCTCGACCTTCACTGTAGCTGTTATGGCCTGTTTGGGCTTGCCACTTTCAGTTACAAGGTTTCGAAAATGAGCCGAAATCCTAACTCGTTGGGTTTTTCGTTTGTCTTGGACCTCTGGGATGGATCAAGTTGAGGCCCGTTGCAAACTTGGTTCTGAATACGGCCCAATTGCCTGGGCTTTGCTAGGGTATAAGCTCATGAAGCTTATGCAGATAAACTACTTCGTCGGAGACTACTAATAAATGCTCCCTTTCTCTCTACGTTTCTGTTTGATTCCGGAGAAAACACAGTGAGCCGAAAACATACCTTCAGGTGTTACTGCTGCATTCTTAACTTTGAAGTCTgttccttttcctttctctttccaTATTATCTTGGGAGCCGAACAGCCAATTCATCAAGTTAATAACTTTTGTTATTATATTCGCAGGGAATGGCTCGAATCTCCACTATGAACTCCGTCTTGCGGAAGGTTTCTGTCGCCGCGGCCGCCTCTGGTTTGTTGTATTTGTGTCGCGATTCAGATTCCAGTGAGCTCCAAATATTCTTCGAACTTTTATCTTTTTCCTTATTGTTTTGTTAACTGGAAAATAGAGGAAAAGGGCAAAATTTTCTGTGTTGTTGCGTTGGTTTATGGATGCCGTGATCCGGAACTAAGCCAAGTGCTTGTGTTGATCACAGATGATGTGAAGAACCAAAGACCGAATATTTTGACTCTGTTTGGCAAGTGTATTCTAAGTCAGTTTTTGAGAACTGCATGTTTTGtggaataataattttattttaaatatgttttttcttatagagaacagaaaactattttcgaaaaacATGGCCTTTTGACTCTTCTCTTTGCCCTCTTTTCTCCGGACGTTTTTCTTTACAAACCAAACAGGGCTTAATTCCCTTGAATTCGCTAACAAATCTAGAATGAATTTGAATGCTAGAAACAATGGTATCAATATCTGTTCCGGCACAATTTCGAGAGCCATTGTTGAGGCCATGGCAAATTGCTCAAGATATAATTCATCGTTCTTCATTCCTTTCACAGGGAGATGCCTCGCAAtctggtttgtttttttttcaagttatatttatttgttgttgttggtgtgtattttttttttttaaattataaatcttATCATAAACAAACATTTCATTATCATAAAATGAACAAATACAAATAAGGATGCAAACTCACTCATTCACAAGACAACTCCATACTCTACAGAGAGTTAAGGTTATTGCATTACCAAAATTGTTACATTTACAAGCTGAATAATAAGGCAAAATTGGCTTCTCAATCTGTTTAGATATTTACCATGTAATTAGCTAAGGAATCCAAGTCTAAAGTAATATAAAAGCTTCTTTCCTTCTTATTCACCCGTGATAGTATTATTGTGGAATCTCTCTCTATTGGAAGATTGGAGTGGCCCTTAGCTTTGGTTAGCTTGATGCCTTCCAACAATGTGAATATTGATGCCTCAATTCCTAAGCCCACTCTACCATGTTTAGAAGTGCTTTCACTAATGTTATAGGATGCTCAGTGAGTGTCCCCAATTCCTAACTGTACTCGGCTAAGTAGCATCCATCAAAATTCAACTTGATGCTACCCACTGGAAGAGGAATTCATGTGGGAATTGTCTCATCAACCAACCTAGTAGATCTACACTTCAACTCTAAAGCTATATGGTTTGAATTTTCATGTTATTTATAATCATTCTTTTGGCATAGCAGCTTCTTTCTCTTGTTATTATTTGGtcaagtaaattttttttttcagggaATCTCCCGCCTATTTTCTCTAGAATTGGACCTGTTCCATCAGCAGATGTAAATAAGGAAGCTTTTGGGAAAGTGGGTGATGGTGTGAAACCATCTTGTGGATTTTTAGGCAGAGATAGTATTGCCAATGCAGCTGCTATGGTTGGTCCTGCTGTTGTCAATATATCAGTACCACAGGGTATGTTGCAGGGACTATTAGTTTAGCATTTGAGGTGTTTTCCTTGAGAAATTATTGGTGagcttgtttttaaaatttgtgctTGCAGGTTTTAACGGGATGACTATTGGAAAGAGCATAGGCTCTGGAACTATCATTGATCCTGATGGTACTATCTTAACTTGTGCTCATGTTGTAGTTGATTTTCATGGTCTCAATGATTCATCCAAAGGGAAGGTTGGTGGgccccattttattttatttgtcacTTCCTATTTATATTCTTGCCTTCTTGACATTGGGATAATTTGACCATTCTTTGCCATGTCTCTGAGCTTTATGCACGCAAGCACTTGATACCTAGTCATGAAATTCTCCATTAATTTGGTTGTAGATTTCTCTTGTACACAAGGCATAATCATCAAGAGCCTGAATGGTACACAGCATAATTGTCAACAGCTTATTGTGCATCAACACAAGGCATAATACATTTTCATGTAACATGATGTATTACCCATGTGTATTGTATCTTAATTATATCCTAAGATACAAAATGTGGCACATactccttttatttatttgttggttttttaTAATTGGTGAATAGAAGTATCATTAGAAAATGCCAAAAAGGGTCCTGTTAATGAGATCTATAACAAATAGGCTCACATTCCCAAGGATCCCTTTGGCTAAACAAATAGaggtttttaggaaaattgtcTTTCAGATTCTGCTTTGAAAGCTCAAGCCTTAAAATCTTCACTTCCTACAATTTTATAAACAACAATACAAAGCCATAGGAGCTGTTCtccttatttttttccccttcttttgTCATATTCATGCATGGAATACATGTACATTtgtctatttttaataaattttaagaaaatcaaatttgaaatagTTTCTTAATAATGCAATATTGTCTAAAATGTAcatttaagttaaaataaaattttagaaactctcttttgtatttttattcttttcctcCACGTTAAAATTCTCTTTATGCACTTGAATCTAATATCATTTTATACTTATCTCTTTTCTTTACAACTTTTTTGGGGTTTCTCTCAACCCCCAACCACTTGAGGTGTGGAGGTTGAAGtctcaaaatatttaatgaGTTTCAAGACTATGTGGGAAGCTGAAGCTTTACTATTCAATTGGATTTGAGATTTTACAGGCTTTTGGGACATATTTTTTTGGGTTGTGGTTTGTCTTTGTGTGTGTGGGGTGGAGTTTGAAATGTAGCCTTTGAGACGAAGCCTTATTTGGTGAGATGCCCTATCGCATGCATGGGAAAATTATAGAATTATCTATTCTAAAGAAGGTTTTGCTTGGTAAGTGGAGTTGGAGGTTTGTTACAAAAAGGGGAGACTTTGTGGAAACAACTCATTATGAGGAAGTTTGAAAAGACCCCCTTGTGTGTAGATTTCCCTTTTTTTGCCATAGCCCATTGAAAGGAtgctttggttgtgggtttGTGGAGAATTAGATGGGGGAGAGAGTTGGAGAAAACGTTTCTTAAGACGGTCTCATGATTGGAAGAGGTTAATGCATTTATTATGACAAAGGTGACCAATAAGAAGAAATGATGAGGATAGACTGATTTGGAAAAATCTAAACGATCAAATTATGTGGAATTGGAAAGTGGAGGgtctttttttgtaaaagtgGGTTGGAATTCTTGGGTCCCCATGAAACTAGGGTTCTTTGCTTAGGAAGCGGTTTAGGTGAGGGTTTTGATATTGGATTAGCTTATAGCTAAGAAGTAGAGGAAAGACCTTGGTGGACCTTGCTTTCTTTGTAAGGAAGCAGAAGAATTAGTTGATCATATCCCTTTTTATAGGGTCTTGTggcattttttattcttcatatttggaGTGGAGCGAGTCTTAACTTCTTTAGTGTAAGAGGATTTCCTATGCTAGCATGGGAGTTTTCTAGGGAAGAAGCCCAAAGTGTGGAAGGTTGCTTTTTTATGCCCTTTTTGGAgtatttggaaagaaagaaatgaaagaccatttgaaaatatggatagcaagaaaatgagagaagaaaaaaaaaaaaaaaaaacccctctcTCCTTACTATTTGCTAATCTAATCTTCATAGCCCTTCATGAATAAAGAATGCATCATGGATAAAGAATGATCATCTGTATACAGTTTGATCCATTCCAAAGAAATATCTATTTTAATTgcttgttttgattgttttgaGTCTTCAAAAGCTcgtttgtttctttcttttcatattgTCCAAAACAAACATAGAGGGAGTGGTTCTCAAAGcgttatttttttttctgcttttTGTCCATGAAAGATCCATGCCAGCTCAATAGAGTTCCTCTTAAAGTTGtttgtttatatataattattgtcTTATTAATCTTGTCATTGATAAATGAAGTAAAGAGATCACTAGAATTGatggatgaagaagaagaagaatggatGAGGAGGAACTAATGTAAAAACTATTGAAAATAGctaacaattaatttttttttattataagtttTATAGGTTTTTATTGTTCAATTTTACAGTTTGTTATTGttctatttgatgaaatttattattatttgtattatttttaaaaatttatttactttgagGTTTTTGTCCCTTTGCATCTTGAGGCTTGCACCTTGCCTCATTAGTCTCAAGACCGCTTTTTGGCCCTTTAAAACTTTGGAACCTGGAGGCttggaatttttgaaactaCAACACATGAACACATATGTatccataaatatatatacatactcatatttcatttttggtATATTGGTTGGGGATTTGAGTGAACTTTAAGACTTTCGTGTTGTAGTTTTATTAGCAGACTTATTTTTTGGGTTCTTTTAATGGACTATGTGTGAACACATCATATCTTGTT
It contains:
- the LOC100256203 gene encoding histone H2A.1, which gives rise to MENTKPTKGAGGRKGGERKKSVSKSVKAGLQFPVGRIARFLKTGRYAQRTGTGAPIYLAAVLEYLAAEVLELAGNAARDNKKNRISPRHVLLAVRNDEELGKLLRGVTIANGGVLPNINPVLLPKKSNSEPKSPKKA